GTTGTTCCAATATTTGACTTTACAACACTTTGTCCTCTAAAATAAAATATATCTTGAAATGGATAGATTTCATACAGATGAGAATTTATTCCTAAATTTAATTGTTCCCAATTAACACCCCAATTTGTACTTTTAATTAGTGTGCCATTTAATCCGCAGGCATAAAGTTCATTGCCTATTTCTATCAAATCATTCCATACATTAAAATCTAGTTCTATTTCAGTCCAAATTGAACCATTGTTCGCCGTTCTTAAAATATGATTACCTAAAGCAAACCCAACATTATTATTTGTAAAATATATTCTTCTTAAATCGCTACCATTAGGAATAGACGTTACTTGAAAGGACATCCCATAATCAGATGTTTTTAAAAGAAAAAAAGGTTGTTCATTTTGACTTTTTGCCAAAACATATCCAACTTGTTTAGAAATAAACTGAATATCTAATAGTTCGTATTCTGATGAATATAGTATTACCCAGTCAACACCTGAATTATTGGTGTTTAGAATTTGACCTTGTGTGTCAATTGCAACCCCATTGTTTTCATCTATAAAATCAATATTAAATATTCCGAAGTTAACAGTAGTTAGCTGAATTTCGATATTGTTTTCAGTTAATTGGATTTTATTGTTTAGAGAATCGTCATCATTAGCACAAGATGTCAAAATCAACGATAATATTATATATTTAAATATTTTTTTCATATTCTGACTAACGTAAAATTATATCACTATAAATCAATTGTTTATATTTTATTCAACATTACAATTTTCAATCCAAATTTACTCATTTTACGTTAGTTGAGGGACTAAAGTTTCTATGAGTCTATGAGGGATTGTGCCCAACGGTTTCCTGCTATAAGCAGTGGCGGTTTTTATTCAGTTACTATTCAGTTAAGTATGAAGATTGCTAAAATCTCAAAACTTTCGTGCCGGAACTTTCCCCGCCATTGCTTATAGCAGATGTTGTAGCACGTACTTTTTCTTGGAGCTATTCTTTGAATTTTTTGTTTATTGAGGTCTCTGTTTTAAAAATAATTAAGAAAACTCCAATTATAAATAATATTATAGCAATAAAATTACTTATGTTATTATTTAAGTGTAACTAATCAGTCCGCAAATTAGCAATAATATTTAGTGTAGATAAAACTGATTGCTGATTTTTTAAACAAGAATCTGTTACAGATCTAAGTATGGCAAAGTTATCACAGCCCTGTTCTGATCTAAATTGTCCAGAGATTTTCTGTTTTACTTTTATATTTCTTATTGCTCTTTCAGAGGCGTTGTTATCTGGAGGTACATCCAGATGATAGAGGAATGTAAAGATATAGTTCCTGTATTTTATAAGTCTTTTTTTAAAAGTTATTAATTCTTTATGTTCTTTTGGCGGATCATGATTTAAGATGATATCCATTCTTTTTTCTATACTTTTCTTTATTGGACAATCCTTGTTAAAGGCTATATCTTTTATATTTTTCTTAAAGTTGATGGCTTTTAAAAATAAGTTTTTGCAAGCTCTACTCCATTTATGATCGCATTTTTCAGTTAGATAGTTTAAATCCCGAAGTAAATGTGCCATGCAAATTTGGTGTGATTGAGCGTTGGTATTGAAATGACTCTTCCAACAATCGTGCACTAACACAGCATTTTCAAAACCATTTTCAAAGGTTTGTTCTATACTTTTTTGTCCTCTATTATCAGTTATGGTAATAAAGGTTGCTTTTTCATTTTGCCATG
This genomic window from Flavobacterium sp. CS20 contains:
- a CDS encoding IS66 family transposase, yielding MKTGRKPGGQTGRKGNTLKMVEIPDVTEEHIPDYCNCCGNDLSSLPHQYAGSRQVFDIPEIKIKVTEHKVYKKVCPCGCETKSDYPSQANAPVSYGNNIESLIGYFHTRQYLPFKRMQEMFNTVFNIPISEGGIHYLLNKLVTKAEPAYNLIKQEIANSKSPIGSDETGVKVSGDKNWAWTWQNEKATFITITDNRGQKSIEQTFENGFENAVLVHDCWKSHFNTNAQSHQICMAHLLRDLNYLTEKCDHKWSRACKNLFLKAINFKKNIKDIAFNKDCPIKKSIEKRMDIILNHDPPKEHKELITFKKRLIKYRNYIFTFLYHLDVPPDNNASERAIRNIKVKQKISGQFRSEQGCDNFAILRSVTDSCLKNQQSVLSTLNIIANLRTD